The Camelina sativa cultivar DH55 unplaced genomic scaffold, Cs unpScaffold00532, whole genome shotgun sequence genome contains a region encoding:
- the LOC104773398 gene encoding uncharacterized protein LOC104773398, translating to MEENKAKLVERELDNKMHEFSSTVSYSPSFSCYASGDFAAAAVKVSRESQMMSYNLAKVDSVEDADFEFETSPLREDTFVHFPPFKKDVVFVVNKKQDDDFEEAAATENISECYSGNCLWSPLRSPAAGSKRSRLKKLLLTRSHSDGVVLAPSASKRCYLKEFMRRSHSDGGDASKTSSPAPGVKGKKEKTTSYKVGEGDKRRKSYLPYKQDLIGVFAGIRGFRR from the coding sequence atggaggAGAACAAGGCAAAATTAGTGGAGAGAGAACTAGACAACAAAATGCATGAGTTTTCCTCAACGGTGTCGTATAGTCCAAGCTTCAGCTGCTACGCTTCCGGTGACTTCGCAGCAGCCGCCGTTAAAGTTTCCCGCGAGAGCCAGATGATGAGCTACAATCTCGCTAAAGTTGACTCCGTCGAAGACGCTGACTTCGAGTTTGAAACGTCGCCGTTGCGCGAAGACACCTTCGTCCACTTCCCGCCCTTCAAGAAAGATGTCGTTTTCGTCGtcaacaagaaacaagatgaTGACTTCGAAGAAGCCGCCGCCACTGAGAATATATCGGAGTGTTACTCCGGGAATTGTCTGTGGAGTCCGCTTAGATCCCCGGCGGCTGGTTCGAAGCGCAGCCGTTTAAAGAAGCTTCTTCTAACGAGAAGCCATAGCGACGGTGTGGTATTGGCCCCAAGCGCATCGAAACGATGCTATTTAAAGGAGTTTATGAGGAGGAGCCACAGCGACGGGGGTGACGCAAGCAAGACGAGCTCCCCGGCCCCGGGGGTGAaagggaagaaggagaaaacaacGTCGTATAAGGTCGGGGAAGGAGACAAGAGAAGGAAATCTTACTTGCCATACAAGCAAGATTTGATCGGAGTATTCGCCGGAATTCGAGGATTTCGTCgttaa
- the LOC104773399 gene encoding phosphoglucan phosphatase LSF1, chloroplastic isoform X1, whose translation MMAFLQQISGFGALERSSPPSIFTGSPFQRSGRGGIAYFGSREKVGSNRRRLVLRVVASSSSSPFKMNLNEYMVTLEKPLGIRFALSADGNIFVHAIKKGSNAEKARIIMVGDTLKKASDSSGGILVEINGFGDTKKMLAEKTGSFSLVLERPFSPFPIQYLLHLSDLDLLYNRGRVSFATWNKNLLSSNLRASQGNGNSGYAAFSSKFFTSQGWKLLTRQSNSFQSGTQKNILSPPISPLICVFSEEVSGDGEWGYGNFLLDEYIKALDRSKGELSYNHALGMRYSKITEQIYVGSCIQTEEDVENLSEAGITAILNFQGGTEAQNWGIDSQKINDACQKSEVLMINYPIKDADSFDLRKKLPLCVGILLRLLKKNHRVFVTCTTGFDRSSACVIAYLHWMTDTSLHAAYSFVTGLHACKPDRPAIAWATWDLIAMVEDGKHDGNPTHSVTFVWNGHEGEDVLLVGDFTGNWKEPIKATHKGGPRFETEVRLSQGKYYYKYIINGDWRHSTTSPTERDDRGNTNNIIIVGDVANVRPTIQQPRKDANIIKVIERVLTESERFRLAKAARCIAFSVCPIRLCPK comes from the exons ATGATGGCGTTTCTTCAACAAATCTCCGGTTTCGGAGCTCTCGAACGATCTTCTCCTCCGTCTATTTTTACCGGATCGCCGTTCCAGAGGAGCGGAAGAGGCGGAATCGCATACTTTGGTTCTAGGGAAAAGGTCGGATCCAACAGACGAAGACTCGTTCTCAGAGTCGTAGCGTCGTCGTCTTCATCTCCTTTCAAGATGAACTTGAATGAGTATATGGTCACCCTTGAGAAGCCCTTAGGGATTCGATTCGCTCTTTCAGCGGATGGCAACATCTTCGTCCACGCCATCAAAAAAGGG AGCAATGCGGAGAAGGCAAGAATCATAATGGTTGGAGATACACTAAAGAAGGCCAGTGATTCTTCTGGTGGTATTCTTGTCGAAATCAACGGTTTTGGTGATACCAA gAAGATGCTGGCAGAGAAAACAGGATCTTTTAGCCTTGTTCTTGAAAGACCATTCTCTCCATTTCCAATCCAGTATCTGCTTCATTTGAGCGACCTTGATTTGCTCTATAACAGAGGACGTGTCTCCTTTGCTACTTGGAACAAAAACCTTTTATCCTCCAATCTGAGAGCCTCTCAAGGCAATGGAAACTCTGGCTATGCTGCTTTTTCCTCGAAATTTTTTACTTCTCAGGGATGGAAACTTCTGACCAGACAGAGCAATTCCTTTCAGTCAGGGACACAGAAGAACATTCTTTCTCCACCTATCAGTCCACTCATCTGTGTCTTTTCAGAAGAAGTTTCTGGAGATGGGGAATGGGGTTATGGTAATTTCCTTTTAGATGAATACATCAAAGCCCTTGACCGATCAAAAGGAGAGCTGTCTTATAACCATGCTCTTGGAATGCGCTACAGCAAG ATTACAGAGCAAATATATGTCGGCTCATGTATACAAACAGAAGAGGATGTGGAAAATTTGTCGGAAGCA GGAATTACTGCCATATTGAATTTCCAAGGTGGAACTGAAGCTCAAAACTGGGGAATCGATTCACAAAAAATCAATGATGCATGCCAGAAATCTGAAGTCTTAATGATCAACTATCCTATAAA GGATGCAGATTCATTTGATCTTAGGAAGAAACTCCCACTTTGTGTCGGGATTCTACTACGGTTACTTAAAAAGAACCATCGTGTCTTTGTAACTTGTACCACTGGTTTTGACCGATCATCGGCTTGTGTGATTGCTTATCTGCACTGGATGACTGATACCTCTCTTCATGCTGCTTATAGTTTCGTTACTGGATTGCACGCTTGCAAACCTGACAG ACCTGCAATTGCTTGGGCAACATGGGATCTTATTGCAATGGTGGAAGATGGCAAACATGATGGGAATCCAACACATTCTGTAACCTTTGTGTGGAATGGACACGAG GGGGAGGATGTATTGCTAGTTGGAGATTTCACAGGAAATTGGAAAGAGCCTATAAAAGCAACGCACAAGGGCGGTCCACGTTTTGAAACTGAAGTTAGACTTTCACAAGGAAA ATACTACTACAAGTACATAATCAATGGTGACTGGAGGCATTCAACAACTTCACCAACGGAAAGGGATGACCGAGGAAACACGAACAATATAATTATAGTTGGTGATGTTGCTAACGTTAGGCCTACTATTCAACAACCAAGAAAG GATGCAAATATCATAAAGGTGATCGAGAGAGTTTTGACAGAGAGCGAAAGATTTAGGCTAGCAAAAGCAGCTAGATGTATCGCGTTCTCAGTTTGTCCAATAAGACTATGCCCAAAGTAG
- the LOC104773399 gene encoding phosphoglucan phosphatase LSF1, chloroplastic isoform X2: protein MLAEKTGSFSLVLERPFSPFPIQYLLHLSDLDLLYNRGRVSFATWNKNLLSSNLRASQGNGNSGYAAFSSKFFTSQGWKLLTRQSNSFQSGTQKNILSPPISPLICVFSEEVSGDGEWGYGNFLLDEYIKALDRSKGELSYNHALGMRYSKITEQIYVGSCIQTEEDVENLSEAGITAILNFQGGTEAQNWGIDSQKINDACQKSEVLMINYPIKDADSFDLRKKLPLCVGILLRLLKKNHRVFVTCTTGFDRSSACVIAYLHWMTDTSLHAAYSFVTGLHACKPDRPAIAWATWDLIAMVEDGKHDGNPTHSVTFVWNGHEGEDVLLVGDFTGNWKEPIKATHKGGPRFETEVRLSQGKYYYKYIINGDWRHSTTSPTERDDRGNTNNIIIVGDVANVRPTIQQPRKDANIIKVIERVLTESERFRLAKAARCIAFSVCPIRLCPK from the exons ATGCTGGCAGAGAAAACAGGATCTTTTAGCCTTGTTCTTGAAAGACCATTCTCTCCATTTCCAATCCAGTATCTGCTTCATTTGAGCGACCTTGATTTGCTCTATAACAGAGGACGTGTCTCCTTTGCTACTTGGAACAAAAACCTTTTATCCTCCAATCTGAGAGCCTCTCAAGGCAATGGAAACTCTGGCTATGCTGCTTTTTCCTCGAAATTTTTTACTTCTCAGGGATGGAAACTTCTGACCAGACAGAGCAATTCCTTTCAGTCAGGGACACAGAAGAACATTCTTTCTCCACCTATCAGTCCACTCATCTGTGTCTTTTCAGAAGAAGTTTCTGGAGATGGGGAATGGGGTTATGGTAATTTCCTTTTAGATGAATACATCAAAGCCCTTGACCGATCAAAAGGAGAGCTGTCTTATAACCATGCTCTTGGAATGCGCTACAGCAAG ATTACAGAGCAAATATATGTCGGCTCATGTATACAAACAGAAGAGGATGTGGAAAATTTGTCGGAAGCA GGAATTACTGCCATATTGAATTTCCAAGGTGGAACTGAAGCTCAAAACTGGGGAATCGATTCACAAAAAATCAATGATGCATGCCAGAAATCTGAAGTCTTAATGATCAACTATCCTATAAA GGATGCAGATTCATTTGATCTTAGGAAGAAACTCCCACTTTGTGTCGGGATTCTACTACGGTTACTTAAAAAGAACCATCGTGTCTTTGTAACTTGTACCACTGGTTTTGACCGATCATCGGCTTGTGTGATTGCTTATCTGCACTGGATGACTGATACCTCTCTTCATGCTGCTTATAGTTTCGTTACTGGATTGCACGCTTGCAAACCTGACAG ACCTGCAATTGCTTGGGCAACATGGGATCTTATTGCAATGGTGGAAGATGGCAAACATGATGGGAATCCAACACATTCTGTAACCTTTGTGTGGAATGGACACGAG GGGGAGGATGTATTGCTAGTTGGAGATTTCACAGGAAATTGGAAAGAGCCTATAAAAGCAACGCACAAGGGCGGTCCACGTTTTGAAACTGAAGTTAGACTTTCACAAGGAAA ATACTACTACAAGTACATAATCAATGGTGACTGGAGGCATTCAACAACTTCACCAACGGAAAGGGATGACCGAGGAAACACGAACAATATAATTATAGTTGGTGATGTTGCTAACGTTAGGCCTACTATTCAACAACCAAGAAAG GATGCAAATATCATAAAGGTGATCGAGAGAGTTTTGACAGAGAGCGAAAGATTTAGGCTAGCAAAAGCAGCTAGATGTATCGCGTTCTCAGTTTGTCCAATAAGACTATGCCCAAAGTAG
- the LOC104773400 gene encoding beta carbonic anhydrase 1, chloroplastic-like, translating into MSTAPLSGFFLTSLTPSQSSLQKLSLRTSSTVACLPSSSSSPSSSSRSVPTLIRNEPVFAAPAPIIAPYWSEEMGSESYNEAIEALKKLLIEKGELKTVAAAKVEQITAELKTGTSSDKKAFDPVEAIKQGFITFKKEKYDSNPELWGELSKGQSPKFMVFACSDSRVCPSHVLDFQPGEAFVVRNVANMVPPFDQVRHTGVGSAVEYAVLHLKVESIVVIGHSACGGIKGLMSFPFDGNNSTDFIEDWVKIGLPARTKVLAEHGDASFEHQCAQCERESVNVSLANLLTYPFVREGLVNGTLSLKGGHFDFVKGAFELWGLEFNISETSSV; encoded by the exons ATGTCGACCGCTCCTCTCTCCGGCTTCTTCCTCACTTCTCTCACTCCTTCTcaatcttctctccaaaaactctctcttCGTACTTCTTCCACCGTCGCTTGCCtcccctcctcttcttcctcccccTCCTCTTCTTCCCGTTCCGTTCCAACCCTTATCCGTAATGAGCCTGTTTTTGCCGCTCCTGCTCCTATCATCGCCCCTTATTGG AGCGAAGAGATGGGAAGCGAATCATACAACGAGGCTATTGAAGCTCTCAAGAAGCTTCTCAT CGAGAAGGGAGAGCTAAAGACGGTTGCGGCGGCAAAGGTGGAGCAGATCACGGCGGAGCTTAAGACAGGCACTTCGTCCGACAAGAAGGCTTTTGACCCCGTCGAAGCCATTAAGCAGGGCTTCATCACTTTCAAGAAGGAGAAATAcga TTCCAACCCTGAATTATGGGGTGAACTCTCCAAGGGTCAAAGTCCTAAG TTCATGGTGTTTGCTTGTTCGGACTCACGTGTGTGTCCATCACACGTTCTCGACTTTCAGCCAGGAGAGGCCTTCGTGGTTCGTAACGTCGCCAACATGGTTCCTCCTTTTGACCAG GTCAGACACACTGGAGTTGGATCAGCCGTTGAATACGCGGTCTTGCACCTGAAG GTGGAGAGCATTGTGGTAATAGGACACAGCGCATGTGGTGGAATCAAGGGGCTTATGTCTTTCCCCTTCGATGGAAACAACTCCAC TGACTTCATAGAGGACTGGGTCAAAATCGGTTTGCCAGCCAGGACTAAGGTTCTAGCAGAACATGGAGATGCAAGCTTTGAACACCAATGTGCCCAATGCGAAAgg GAATCTGTGAATGTTTCACTAGCAAACCTGTTGACATATCCGTTTGTGAGAGAAGGACTTGTGAATGGAACACTTTCTTTGAAGGGAGGCCACTTTGACTTCGTTAAGGGTGCTTTTGAGCTTTGGGGACTTGAATTTAACATCTCCGAAACTAGCTCTGTATGA